In Vigna angularis cultivar LongXiaoDou No.4 chromosome 8, ASM1680809v1, whole genome shotgun sequence, one DNA window encodes the following:
- the LOC108344788 gene encoding uncharacterized protein LOC108344788 isoform X2: MGKRAPLDWFAAADAKKNKGGTSALTTIKNPIHVDDEPPPSPERPLSRKRKAVTGGDPKASDKGNPHADRDIPNGMWDAAFNLGHKIEFNFDLAEQKVMEKTSEQKMADNCLEFACRAAAAAWNLAYASNRGNLVTELERLKTEHAKCEQRQKESEEMIVKGREIMENLQKYGVEMKKVKDRLAADLECSKKENEELKKRLITLTGERDALRQTITENQELQDEMTDAIILEHTRGFKKALRQVSYILNVCTEGVNFDIRKDVYQGELVPIDVIPAGSFPDDEPAGTPTEAMATEEAARIETPEGNSGVPAVEDAPVVDLV, translated from the coding sequence ATGGGTAAAAGAGCTCCCCTTGACTGGTTTGCCGCTGCTGACGCCAAGAAGAATAAAGGGGGAACCTCGGCCTTGACGACTATCAAGAATCCTATCCATGTCGATGATGAACCGCCACCTTCTCCCGAACGGCCGCTTTCAAGGAAACGAAAGGCTGTCACCGGTGGAGATCCGAAAGCTTCCGATAAGGGGAACCCGCATGCCGATCGCGACATTCCGAATGGCATGTGGGATGCGGCCTTTAACCTTGGCCATAAGATCGAGTTCAACTTTGATTTGGCTGAGCAGAAAGTCATGGAAAAGACTTCTGAGCAAAAAATGGCGGATAACTGCTTAGAATTTGCCTGCCGGGCGGCAGCTGCTGCCTGGAACTTAGCGTATGCCTCCAACCGAGGTAACTTGGTCACCGAGCTGGAGCGTTTAAAAACCGAACACGCTAAGTGTGAGCAAAGGCAGAAGGAATCCGAGGAGATGATAGTGAAAGGCCGGGAGATAATGGAGAATCTGCAGAAGTATGGTGTTGAGATGAAAAAGGTCAAAGACCGGCTTGCAGCTGATCTGGAATGTTCAAAGAAAGAGAATGAGGAGCTGAAGAAAAGGTTGATAACTTTGACTGGCGAGAGGGACGCCTTGCGCCAGACCATTACTGAAAACCAGGAGTTGCAGGATGAGATGACTGATGCTATCATCCTGGAACATACCAGGGGCTTTAAGAAGGCGCTAAGGCAAGTGTCCTATATTTTGAATGTCTGTACTGAAGGAGTCAACTTCGACATTCGGAAGGACGTTTACCAAGGAGAGTTGGTTCCGATAGACGTCATTCCTGCCGGGTCATTTCCAGATGACGAGCCTGCAGGGACGCCCACCGAGGCAATGGCAACAGAGGAAGCTGCTCGAATCGAGACACCCGAGGGGAATTCAGGGGTTCCTGCTGTCGAGGATGCCCCCGTCGTAGACCTTGTATAG
- the LOC108344788 gene encoding uncharacterized protein LOC108344788 isoform X1: MTHIELEALSVMAALSRPFSSRKIINCLEYDDMNSRVFATMGKRAPLDWFAAADAKKNKGGTSALTTIKNPIHVDDEPPPSPERPLSRKRKAVTGGDPKASDKGNPHADRDIPNGMWDAAFNLGHKIEFNFDLAEQKVMEKTSEQKMADNCLEFACRAAAAAWNLAYASNRGNLVTELERLKTEHAKCEQRQKESEEMIVKGREIMENLQKYGVEMKKVKDRLAADLECSKKENEELKKRLITLTGERDALRQTITENQELQDEMTDAIILEHTRGFKKALRQVSYILNVCTEGVNFDIRKDVYQGELVPIDVIPAGSFPDDEPAGTPTEAMATEEAARIETPEGNSGVPAVEDAPVVDLV; encoded by the exons ATGACTCATATCGAATTGGAAGCTCTGAGTGTTATGGCTGCGTTGTCTCGCCCCTTTTCTTCCAGAAAGATTATCAACTGCCTCGAGTATGACGATATGAACTCGAGGGTATTTG CTACTATGGGTAAAAGAGCTCCCCTTGACTGGTTTGCCGCTGCTGACGCCAAGAAGAATAAAGGGGGAACCTCGGCCTTGACGACTATCAAGAATCCTATCCATGTCGATGATGAACCGCCACCTTCTCCCGAACGGCCGCTTTCAAGGAAACGAAAGGCTGTCACCGGTGGAGATCCGAAAGCTTCCGATAAGGGGAACCCGCATGCCGATCGCGACATTCCGAATGGCATGTGGGATGCGGCCTTTAACCTTGGCCATAAGATCGAGTTCAACTTTGATTTGGCTGAGCAGAAAGTCATGGAAAAGACTTCTGAGCAAAAAATGGCGGATAACTGCTTAGAATTTGCCTGCCGGGCGGCAGCTGCTGCCTGGAACTTAGCGTATGCCTCCAACCGAGGTAACTTGGTCACCGAGCTGGAGCGTTTAAAAACCGAACACGCTAAGTGTGAGCAAAGGCAGAAGGAATCCGAGGAGATGATAGTGAAAGGCCGGGAGATAATGGAGAATCTGCAGAAGTATGGTGTTGAGATGAAAAAGGTCAAAGACCGGCTTGCAGCTGATCTGGAATGTTCAAAGAAAGAGAATGAGGAGCTGAAGAAAAGGTTGATAACTTTGACTGGCGAGAGGGACGCCTTGCGCCAGACCATTACTGAAAACCAGGAGTTGCAGGATGAGATGACTGATGCTATCATCCTGGAACATACCAGGGGCTTTAAGAAGGCGCTAAGGCAAGTGTCCTATATTTTGAATGTCTGTACTGAAGGAGTCAACTTCGACATTCGGAAGGACGTTTACCAAGGAGAGTTGGTTCCGATAGACGTCATTCCTGCCGGGTCATTTCCAGATGACGAGCCTGCAGGGACGCCCACCGAGGCAATGGCAACAGAGGAAGCTGCTCGAATCGAGACACCCGAGGGGAATTCAGGGGTTCCTGCTGTCGAGGATGCCCCCGTCGTAGACCTTGTATAG